In a single window of the Vibrio celticus genome:
- a CDS encoding cupin domain-containing protein, whose translation MFVYNNEVQLEDLGDGISRKVLAHNDNMMAVEVHFEKGAIGAMHNHPHEQLTYVLSGAFEFTIGDETKIVKAGDTMYKEPSIEHGCVCLEAGVLIDNFTPMRKDFV comes from the coding sequence TTCAATTAGAAGATCTTGGCGATGGTATTTCTCGCAAAGTTCTTGCACACAACGACAATATGATGGCTGTAGAAGTTCACTTTGAAAAAGGTGCGATTGGCGCGATGCATAATCATCCTCATGAGCAGCTAACTTACGTTCTTTCTGGTGCGTTTGAATTTACGATCGGCGACGAAACTAAAATCGTTAAAGCGGGCGACACCATGTACAAAGAGCCGAGTATTGAACATGGCTGTGTATGCCTAGAAGCGGGAGTATTGATCGATAACTTTACTCCAATGCGCAAAGACTTCGTTTAA
- the kdgK gene encoding 2-dehydro-3-deoxygluconokinase: protein MSPITRVAIIGECMVELTKNQGELKQSFGGDTLNTAVYLSRLTEQHGVITSYVTGLGRDSFSQEMLTAWQQEKINTEMVNLSKDKLPGMYAIETADDGERSFHYWRNDSAAKYWLRDHSVEALANQFWQHQMIYLSGISLAILPQDCLESLIKLLKICRNEGVKIAFDNNFRPALWGDLDVARSVYKEILSLTDIAFLTFDDEVLLWGDETEQQAIDRTLALGVEEIVVKRGGDECFVVTNDTFESVAANKIEKIVDTTAAGDSFSAGYLAKRIIGGDMAESARSGHLVAGTVIQYRGAIIPSEVMPTI from the coding sequence ATGAGCCCAATTACTCGTGTCGCTATAATCGGCGAATGCATGGTTGAATTAACCAAGAATCAAGGTGAGTTAAAACAGAGCTTTGGTGGTGATACACTAAATACGGCGGTTTACCTGTCAAGATTAACTGAGCAGCATGGAGTGATCACGTCATACGTGACTGGGTTAGGGCGAGACTCGTTCAGCCAAGAAATGTTAACCGCTTGGCAACAAGAGAAGATCAATACAGAGATGGTCAACTTATCTAAAGACAAGCTACCGGGTATGTATGCGATTGAAACTGCAGACGATGGTGAGCGTAGTTTCCATTACTGGAGAAATGACTCCGCAGCGAAATATTGGTTACGTGATCATTCAGTCGAAGCATTAGCCAATCAATTTTGGCAACATCAAATGATCTACTTAAGTGGCATCAGTTTAGCGATTTTGCCGCAGGATTGTTTAGAGTCTCTTATTAAATTACTGAAGATTTGTCGCAATGAAGGGGTGAAGATCGCGTTTGATAACAACTTCCGTCCTGCTCTGTGGGGTGACTTAGACGTTGCTCGTTCCGTATATAAAGAAATTCTATCACTCACTGACATAGCGTTTTTAACGTTTGATGATGAAGTCCTGCTCTGGGGCGATGAGACGGAACAACAAGCCATTGATCGTACGCTAGCGCTTGGCGTTGAAGAGATTGTCGTGAAACGCGGTGGTGACGAATGTTTCGTGGTAACGAACGATACGTTTGAGTCCGTAGCGGCGAATAAGATTGAAAAGATCGTCGATACCACGGCAGCAGGTGACTCGTTTAGCGCGGGCTATCTAGCGAAACGTATCATCGGTGGTGATATGGCAGAATCTGCCCGCTCCGGTCATCTGGTTGCAGGAACTGTTATCCAATATCGTGGTGCGATTATCCCATCGGAAGTCATGCCGACAATCTAA
- a CDS encoding RpiB/LacA/LacB family sugar-phosphate isomerase, protein MKIALMMENSQAPKNAMVAGELNNVAGGLGHDVFNVGMTDENDHHLTYIHLGILASLVLNSKAADFVVTGCGTGQGAMMASNLHPGVVCGYALEPSDAFLFNQINNGNAISLAFAKGFGWAGELNVRYIFEKAFTGNRGEGYPVERAVPQQANAVILNDVKAAVAKDVVEGLRSLDQDLVKAAIGGAHFQEFFFANCQVSEIAEYVKSLLD, encoded by the coding sequence ATGAAAATCGCTCTAATGATGGAAAACAGCCAAGCACCAAAAAACGCTATGGTTGCAGGTGAACTAAACAATGTTGCTGGCGGCCTTGGTCACGATGTGTTCAACGTAGGTATGACAGATGAAAACGATCACCACTTAACTTACATTCACCTCGGCATACTAGCTAGCCTTGTACTTAACTCTAAAGCAGCGGACTTTGTTGTAACAGGTTGTGGCACAGGCCAAGGTGCAATGATGGCAAGCAACCTACACCCAGGTGTTGTTTGTGGTTACGCACTTGAGCCATCTGATGCTTTCCTATTTAACCAAATCAACAATGGTAACGCCATTTCTCTAGCATTCGCTAAAGGCTTTGGTTGGGCTGGTGAACTAAACGTTCGTTACATCTTCGAAAAAGCATTCACTGGCAACCGTGGTGAAGGCTACCCAGTCGAGCGAGCTGTTCCACAACAAGCAAACGCAGTAATCCTAAATGATGTAAAAGCAGCAGTTGCTAAAGATGTGGTTGAAGGCCTTCGTTCTTTAGATCAAGATCTAGTGAAAGCGGCTATCGGTGGCGCGCACTTCCAAGAGTTTTTCTTCGCAAACTGCCAAGTTTCTGAGATCGCTGAGTACGTGAAGTCTCTACTGGACTAA